From one Chryseobacterium sp. 3008163 genomic stretch:
- a CDS encoding DUF6261 family protein: protein MKNFLNGYRKMTTLSNYQFAEDLYQVFKLYGLEIDKQSYSQQTAQMKKLIEDLEKTENIQKLNALSLIPAFNEMKSKHNAFELIFAEQAGANASLRQMKTASAIRRDLEKILKSFLNLITAMKDIDDWKLLYADMNELIKAAKLSKKSTTPDKGEKNL from the coding sequence TTGAAAAACTTTCTCAACGGCTACCGCAAAATGACAACTCTCTCAAACTACCAGTTTGCAGAAGACTTGTATCAGGTTTTCAAGCTTTATGGATTAGAGATTGACAAGCAAAGCTACTCCCAGCAAACCGCACAGATGAAAAAACTCATCGAAGACCTTGAAAAAACGGAGAATATTCAGAAACTAAATGCACTTTCGTTAATTCCTGCTTTCAATGAAATGAAGTCTAAGCATAATGCTTTTGAACTCATATTTGCCGAACAGGCAGGAGCGAATGCGAGTTTAAGACAAATGAAAACTGCATCAGCAATTCGCAGAGATTTGGAGAAAATTTTAAAATCTTTTCTTAATTTAATTACTGCTATGAAAGACATCGACGATTGGAAGTTATTGTATGCTGACATGAATGAACTGATAAAAGCTGCTAAACTGTCGAAAAAATCAACTACGCCAGATAAGGGTGAGAAAAATCTTTAA
- the gpmI gene encoding 2,3-bisphosphoglycerate-independent phosphoglycerate mutase, producing the protein MSKKAILAILDGWGLGQNPEVSALAQANTPFIDSCYQKYPHTTLEASGLAVGLPLGQMGNSEVGHMNLGAGRVVYQNLVKLNMAVENGTLGHEEVIQEAFAYAKAEKKNVHFIGLVSNGGVHSHINHLKGLLTAASEYGLHENVYVHAFTDGRDCDPHSGLGFIEDLQDHMGTTTGALATVIGRYYAMDRDRRWERVKLAYDAMVNGIGERTMDAASLIQNSYNEGVTDEFIKPIILVKDTQIGNEVPVGRIVDNDVVICFNFRTDRGREITEVLCQQDMPEYFMRKLNLHYVTLTNYDKTYENVKVVFDEDVLHETMGEILERNGKSQIRIAETEKYPHVTFFFSGGREEEFHGEKRLLCPSPKDVPTYDLKPEMSAYEITNSILPELENETADFICLNFANTDMVGHTGVFEAAVKAAETVDKCIEKVATTAYEHGYAVFILADHGNSDVMINADGSPNTQHSTNLVPLIVMDKDHEWNLKPGKLGDMAPTILSVMGVEIPAIMTGDILVS; encoded by the coding sequence ATGTCAAAAAAAGCAATACTAGCAATACTTGACGGATGGGGTTTGGGTCAAAATCCTGAAGTTTCTGCATTAGCTCAGGCAAATACACCATTTATAGATAGCTGTTATCAAAAATATCCACACACAACATTAGAGGCAAGTGGTCTTGCAGTAGGACTTCCATTGGGACAGATGGGAAATTCTGAAGTTGGACACATGAACTTGGGTGCCGGAAGAGTGGTATATCAGAATTTGGTTAAACTCAACATGGCGGTTGAGAATGGTACTTTGGGGCATGAAGAAGTGATTCAGGAAGCTTTTGCTTATGCCAAAGCAGAGAAGAAAAACGTGCACTTTATCGGTTTGGTTTCCAATGGAGGGGTGCATTCACACATCAATCATTTAAAAGGATTATTAACGGCTGCCAGCGAATACGGATTACATGAAAATGTATATGTTCACGCATTTACTGACGGTAGAGATTGTGATCCGCATTCTGGTTTAGGTTTTATTGAAGACCTTCAGGATCACATGGGCACGACGACTGGTGCTTTGGCAACGGTAATTGGAAGATACTATGCAATGGACAGAGACAGACGTTGGGAACGTGTGAAACTGGCGTATGATGCGATGGTCAACGGAATTGGAGAAAGAACAATGGATGCAGCTTCTCTTATTCAAAATTCTTACAATGAAGGAGTAACTGACGAATTTATTAAACCTATTATTTTAGTAAAAGATACACAGATCGGAAATGAAGTTCCTGTAGGAAGAATCGTGGATAATGATGTGGTGATCTGCTTTAATTTCAGAACAGACAGAGGAAGAGAAATCACTGAAGTTCTTTGTCAGCAAGATATGCCTGAATATTTTATGCGAAAGCTGAATCTTCATTATGTTACCCTAACCAATTACGACAAAACGTACGAAAATGTAAAAGTTGTTTTTGATGAAGATGTTCTTCATGAAACAATGGGTGAAATTCTGGAAAGAAACGGGAAATCTCAGATCAGAATTGCCGAGACAGAAAAATATCCTCACGTTACATTTTTCTTTTCAGGTGGCCGTGAAGAAGAATTTCATGGTGAAAAAAGATTGTTGTGCCCGAGCCCGAAAGATGTTCCGACTTACGATTTAAAACCAGAAATGTCTGCTTACGAAATCACTAATTCAATTCTTCCTGAACTTGAAAATGAAACCGCAGATTTTATTTGTTTAAATTTCGCAAATACCGATATGGTGGGTCACACAGGTGTTTTTGAAGCAGCTGTAAAAGCAGCAGAAACGGTTGACAAGTGCATAGAAAAAGTAGCAACGACTGCTTACGAACATGGTTATGCAGTTTTCATTCTTGCGGATCATGGAAATTCTGACGTAATGATTAATGCAGATGGTTCGCCAAATACACAGCATTCAACCAATTTGGTTCCTTTAATTGTAATGGATAAAGATCATGAATGGAATTTAAAACCAGGAAAACTGGGTGATATGGCTCCTACTATATTATCCGTAATGGGCGTTGAAATCCCTGCAATAATGACGGGAGACATTTTAGTTAGCTAA
- a CDS encoding leucine-rich repeat domain-containing protein — translation MKKLILIIAFLSLYTIKAQIDPIKFPTYTNVEDALKSEKTVYSMSFREKGLFNIPPDLVKMDSLFFLNLMANKLEKMDSGIFSLKELEILIVNENSIKFIPDEIGELKKLTTFSMNLNSLTKINPNIVKLQKLKTVHFDANNLNVFPEALLEIPALEEINLSSNQISVVSQDLNRIKNLKYLNLSANQINDLTDVKFPEKIKYLELQQNAIVKLPDYLFRSKNLEFLNVSNNNLKEISSKVKGLKGVVSMNLANNQLKDLPTDFQQLKNLKTLILVGNPMEKATIQKLKELMPQTQIYF, via the coding sequence ATGAAAAAATTAATTCTCATCATTGCCTTTTTATCTCTATATACTATCAAAGCACAAATCGACCCTATCAAATTTCCGACATATACCAATGTTGAAGATGCCCTGAAAAGTGAGAAAACAGTTTACAGCATGAGCTTCAGAGAAAAAGGATTGTTTAATATCCCTCCTGATCTCGTGAAAATGGATTCTTTATTTTTTCTAAATCTAATGGCTAACAAATTAGAGAAAATGGATAGCGGTATTTTTAGTTTGAAAGAATTGGAAATTTTGATTGTTAATGAAAACAGCATCAAATTTATTCCCGATGAAATTGGTGAACTGAAAAAACTGACTACTTTTTCAATGAACTTGAACAGTCTTACAAAGATTAATCCGAATATTGTAAAACTGCAAAAATTAAAAACGGTTCATTTTGACGCCAATAATCTGAATGTTTTCCCTGAAGCGTTGCTGGAAATTCCGGCGTTAGAAGAAATCAATCTGAGTAGCAATCAAATCAGTGTTGTGTCGCAGGATTTAAATAGAATTAAAAATTTAAAATATCTAAACCTTTCTGCCAATCAGATCAATGATTTAACTGATGTAAAGTTTCCTGAAAAAATAAAATATCTCGAGCTTCAGCAGAATGCTATTGTAAAACTTCCTGATTATTTATTTAGATCTAAAAATCTTGAGTTTTTGAATGTAAGCAATAATAATCTGAAAGAAATTTCTTCTAAAGTAAAGGGCTTAAAAGGTGTTGTGAGTATGAATTTGGCAAACAATCAACTAAAAGATCTTCCAACAGATTTTCAACAACTTAAAAATCTGAAAACATTAATTTTAGTTGGAAACCCTATGGAAAAAGCGACCATCCAAAAATTAAAAGAACTGATGCCTCAAACGCAGATTTACTTTTAA
- the map gene encoding type I methionyl aminopeptidase, producing the protein MIQLKTIDEIRLMRESAQLVSRTLGMLAKEIKPGITTLYLDKLAHDFIKDHGAEPAFLGYGGFPYSLCISPNEQVVHGFPSKEEIKEGDVLSVDCGAVLNGFVGDHAYTFEIGEVKPEIKKLLQVTKDSLYKGIAQCVRGKRIGDISHAIQSYCEKEGYGVVKELVGHGLGRKMHEDPSVPNYGKQGSGKVIKDGLTIAIEPMINLGTEKVKFHNDGWTVTTLDNLTSAHFEHDVAVVNGKPVLLSTFKYVYEALGIESDEEMPFQMEF; encoded by the coding sequence ATGATTCAATTAAAAACAATAGACGAAATTCGTCTGATGAGAGAAAGTGCTCAGTTGGTTTCCAGAACATTAGGAATGTTGGCAAAGGAAATCAAACCTGGGATTACTACTTTATATTTAGATAAATTAGCGCATGATTTCATTAAAGATCATGGGGCAGAACCTGCATTTTTAGGATATGGAGGTTTTCCTTATTCGCTTTGTATTTCACCAAATGAGCAGGTAGTTCACGGTTTTCCAAGCAAAGAAGAGATCAAAGAAGGTGATGTTCTTTCTGTAGATTGCGGAGCGGTTTTGAATGGTTTTGTTGGCGATCACGCTTACACATTTGAAATTGGTGAAGTAAAACCTGAAATCAAAAAACTACTTCAGGTAACCAAAGATTCTCTGTATAAAGGAATTGCACAATGTGTAAGAGGAAAAAGAATCGGAGACATTTCTCATGCGATTCAATCGTATTGTGAAAAAGAAGGTTATGGTGTTGTAAAAGAATTGGTAGGCCACGGCTTAGGCAGAAAAATGCACGAGGATCCAAGTGTTCCGAACTACGGAAAACAAGGAAGTGGAAAAGTCATTAAAGACGGTTTGACGATTGCGATAGAGCCAATGATCAATTTGGGAACTGAAAAAGTGAAGTTCCACAATGATGGCTGGACGGTAACTACGCTTGACAATTTAACTTCAGCACATTTTGAACATGATGTTGCTGTGGTGAATGGTAAACCTGTTTTGCTTTCTACCTTTAAATATGTTTACGAAGCTTTAGGCATCGAAAGTGATGAAGAAATGCCATTCCAAATGGAATTTTAA
- a CDS encoding nucleoside phosphorylase has product MLNKLAASELVLNEDGSVYHLNLLPEDIADKVILVGDPDRVPKVSKYFDTVEIKKNKREFYTHTGTLRGERISVMSTGIGTENIDIVMNELDALVNIDLQKKEFKTEHKSLELFRMGTCGSVNPDVQVDNMLVTQNVVGLDGLMHFYQDYHFENEFSRNFLEKFPYEKIKPMLYFSEWSEELGEVFKDAKYHGNTATFPGFYAPQGRELRLKALDDKFLETLNDLGITNFEMETSAIYAFSKLLGHKAITVNNVIANRRRGEFSADHHQSEKRLIEWVLERVIR; this is encoded by the coding sequence ATGCTCAATAAACTCGCAGCCTCAGAACTGGTACTGAATGAAGACGGAAGCGTTTACCACCTGAATCTTTTACCCGAAGATATTGCCGATAAAGTAATCCTTGTGGGCGATCCCGATCGTGTTCCGAAGGTTTCAAAATATTTCGATACCGTAGAAATCAAAAAGAACAAAAGAGAATTCTATACCCACACCGGAACTTTACGTGGTGAAAGAATTTCTGTAATGTCAACAGGCATCGGAACTGAAAACATCGATATCGTGATGAATGAGCTTGATGCTTTGGTGAATATCGATCTTCAGAAAAAGGAATTCAAAACCGAACACAAATCTCTGGAACTTTTCAGAATGGGAACCTGCGGCAGCGTAAATCCTGATGTGCAGGTCGATAATATGCTGGTTACCCAAAATGTGGTAGGTCTTGACGGACTGATGCATTTCTATCAGGACTATCATTTTGAAAATGAATTTTCAAGAAACTTTTTAGAGAAATTCCCTTACGAAAAGATCAAGCCTATGTTGTATTTCTCTGAATGGTCAGAAGAATTAGGCGAAGTTTTCAAAGATGCAAAATACCACGGCAACACGGCAACTTTCCCTGGATTTTATGCTCCACAGGGAAGAGAACTTCGTTTAAAAGCTTTGGATGACAAGTTCCTCGAAACTTTAAATGACCTGGGCATCACCAATTTTGAAATGGAAACTTCTGCCATCTATGCTTTCTCTAAACTTTTAGGTCACAAAGCCATCACCGTCAACAACGTCATCGCCAACAGAAGACGCGGCGAGTTCTCAGCAGATCATCACCAGTCTGAAAAAAGATTGATTGAGTGGGTTTTGGAGAGAGTGATTCGCTAA
- a CDS encoding alkaline phosphatase PhoX — MKRKLLSVAALVLMTSSAFQAQTTIFGLQSSWKFYDLDAAPSANWKNTNFDASAWSSGNGPLGYGDPVTTTIHNGATGLPTAYFVKDFTVNLADLTSTLEFGVRRDDGIVVYLNGEEVVRDNMPTGAITHNTASLATIDGSAETAINVFSILKSKFVQGVNRISIELHNRSGSSSDLTIDAYLKNVGVITPPANTCTGTHISCFTSIVPTSQTAKLIIPAEHRFQMILKEGDPYSEGGGLVGGQNDFTGYVAKNASSTDGYLSVNHETNPGGVTMAEINYNTTTKLWALTKSRGVSFSAPSLVQTIRNCSGGVTPWGTIVTAEESVTGNDTNADGYKDYGWLVEIDPATAQVMSHNSNGTKDKLWQMGIMNHENVVINNAGTAAYYGEDGGTNMVYKYVMDVPNNLASGDLYVLKLDQGISGGNPVGTTATWVQIPNKTQADQNNTASLAASYGGTSFNGVEDVEISPIDGKIYFTAKGLDKIYRLQDNGMTASQVEVFAGGGTTQYSFNTVQGVKTESWGDGNDNLTFDELGNLWVLQDGGKNYIWVIAPDHTAANPKVRLFASMPAGSEPTGLTFTPDHKFGFFSVQHPSSTISTDIDATGNVIDYKGKSATMVIALQQFLGTTAVLGTTETVKETEVTVSPNPTSGLVKINSPKALKNLEVTAYSMDGKIVYQKKFSGNNSSLDLDFTSQLQVSRVLMLNIEAEGFQKTVKILKK; from the coding sequence GTGAAAAGAAAACTACTTTCAGTTGCAGCACTTGTATTAATGACAAGCTCAGCATTTCAGGCTCAGACTACAATTTTCGGATTGCAAAGTTCTTGGAAATTTTATGATCTCGATGCAGCACCATCAGCAAATTGGAAAAACACCAATTTTGATGCTTCAGCTTGGTCTTCAGGTAATGGACCATTAGGTTATGGGGATCCGGTAACAACCACCATACACAATGGTGCTACGGGTTTACCTACTGCATATTTCGTTAAAGATTTTACTGTAAACTTGGCAGACCTTACCAGTACTCTGGAATTTGGTGTGAGAAGAGATGACGGTATCGTCGTTTATTTGAATGGTGAAGAGGTTGTGAGAGATAACATGCCTACAGGAGCAATTACACACAATACAGCTTCTCTTGCAACAATTGATGGGTCAGCAGAAACTGCCATCAATGTATTTTCTATTCTGAAAAGTAAGTTTGTACAAGGTGTGAACAGAATTTCAATCGAATTACACAATAGATCTGGCTCAAGTTCAGATTTAACGATTGATGCTTATCTTAAAAACGTAGGAGTAATTACTCCTCCTGCTAATACTTGCACAGGAACACATATCAGCTGTTTTACATCTATTGTTCCTACATCTCAGACAGCAAAATTAATAATCCCTGCAGAGCATAGATTTCAGATGATTCTGAAAGAAGGTGATCCTTATTCAGAAGGTGGAGGGCTTGTTGGCGGACAAAATGACTTTACAGGGTATGTTGCAAAAAATGCAAGCAGCACAGACGGTTATTTGTCAGTAAATCACGAGACCAATCCTGGTGGAGTGACAATGGCAGAGATTAATTATAACACAACTACAAAACTTTGGGCTTTAACGAAATCAAGAGGTGTTAGTTTTTCTGCACCAAGTTTAGTTCAGACCATCAGAAACTGTTCGGGTGGAGTTACTCCTTGGGGAACTATTGTTACCGCTGAAGAATCTGTAACCGGAAATGACACCAATGCAGACGGTTACAAAGATTACGGTTGGTTGGTAGAAATTGATCCTGCAACCGCTCAGGTAATGTCACATAATTCTAACGGAACAAAGGATAAACTTTGGCAGATGGGAATTATGAATCACGAAAATGTAGTGATCAACAATGCCGGAACAGCAGCTTATTACGGTGAAGATGGTGGAACAAACATGGTATACAAATATGTGATGGATGTACCAAACAATCTTGCATCAGGTGATTTATATGTTTTGAAACTTGATCAGGGAATCAGTGGAGGAAACCCTGTGGGAACAACAGCTACTTGGGTTCAAATTCCCAATAAAACACAGGCAGATCAGAATAACACAGCAAGTTTAGCTGCATCGTATGGAGGAACTTCTTTTAACGGAGTAGAAGATGTTGAAATAAGCCCGATTGATGGTAAAATTTACTTCACAGCAAAAGGTTTAGACAAAATATATCGTTTACAAGACAACGGGATGACAGCTTCCCAGGTTGAAGTTTTCGCAGGAGGTGGTACTACTCAATATTCATTCAACACTGTACAGGGTGTGAAAACTGAATCTTGGGGAGACGGTAATGACAACCTTACATTTGATGAACTTGGGAATCTTTGGGTTCTTCAGGATGGTGGTAAAAACTACATTTGGGTAATTGCACCAGATCATACCGCAGCAAATCCGAAAGTAAGACTGTTTGCTTCTATGCCTGCAGGTTCAGAGCCTACTGGTCTTACATTCACACCAGATCATAAATTTGGATTCTTCTCTGTTCAACATCCTTCTTCAACGATTTCTACAGATATTGACGCAACTGGAAACGTGATTGATTATAAAGGGAAATCTGCTACTATGGTCATTGCTTTACAACAATTTTTGGGCACAACTGCAGTATTAGGAACTACTGAAACTGTTAAGGAAACAGAAGTTACGGTTTCCCCAAACCCAACATCAGGTTTAGTGAAAATCAATTCTCCTAAAGCTTTGAAAAATCTTGAAGTGACTGCATACAGCATGGACGGTAAAATTGTTTACCAAAAGAAATTCTCAGGGAACAATTCATCTTTAGATTTAGATTTTACTTCTCAACTTCAGGTTTCAAGAGTTTTGATGCTTAACATCGAGGCTGAAGGATTCCAGAAGACCGTGAAAATTCTAAAAAAATAA
- a CDS encoding class I SAM-dependent methyltransferase, with protein sequence MKKLTKFLLNKIPRPMLIQMSVWARPLIYQFFKGDQFFDPIDGRSYRKFLPYGYGKQRENALSPGTLSLERHRQMWLYLQNETDFFIKNCKVLHIAPEQEFLRKFKRMSNLNYISADLYSPIVDVKADILDLPFENESFDVIFCNHVLEHIEDDAKAISELYRVMKPGGWGIIQVPMKNSLEKTYEDFTIKDPKERQKHFGQYDHVRWYGMDYFDRLRKAGFETEPNFYSKQFSDAEILKYGLNHNEILPVVYKK encoded by the coding sequence ATGAAAAAGCTGACTAAGTTTTTACTTAATAAAATCCCTCGTCCGATGCTTATTCAGATGAGTGTCTGGGCGCGTCCGTTGATTTATCAGTTTTTCAAAGGTGATCAGTTTTTCGACCCTATTGATGGAAGATCATATAGGAAATTTCTGCCTTACGGCTACGGAAAACAGAGAGAAAACGCTTTATCTCCGGGAACTTTAAGTTTAGAAAGACATCGCCAGATGTGGCTGTATCTTCAGAATGAAACCGATTTTTTCATTAAAAACTGCAAAGTTTTACATATTGCTCCCGAGCAGGAATTTTTGAGGAAATTCAAAAGAATGAGCAACCTCAATTATATTTCGGCAGATCTTTATTCGCCGATTGTAGATGTGAAAGCTGATATTTTAGATTTACCTTTTGAGAATGAAAGTTTTGATGTTATTTTCTGTAATCACGTTTTAGAACATATTGAAGATGATGCCAAAGCGATCAGCGAATTGTATCGTGTTATGAAGCCCGGCGGTTGGGGAATTATTCAGGTTCCGATGAAAAATTCTTTGGAGAAAACCTATGAAGATTTCACCATTAAAGATCCGAAAGAACGCCAGAAACATTTTGGTCAATATGACCACGTTCGCTGGTATGGAATGGATTATTTTGACCGTTTGAGAAAAGCTGGTTTTGAAACTGAACCTAATTTCTACTCCAAACAATTCTCTGATGCAGAGATTTTAAAATACGGATTGAATCACAACGAAATATTGCCTGTGGTTTATAAAAAATAG
- a CDS encoding cytochrome-c peroxidase yields the protein MKNFIRSYPLLILIAFIGIAAMSFNPVHKGFGNEKTFVAQGLFSFKNHLESLKTDVYLFKDDKINAEQLQSSLRNTRNSYKEIEFFIAYHYPEFSKTHLNAAPLFRIEAAGTTAYTLPPEGLQVLDELIFSDEIAEQKDKIIEITDFLYNNYNNFYLSSINNGLSKGNNKTLPLRIELIRIYTLGLTGFDTPGSLNISEEAAFALKGMKKYIQDDAYFKNYNSEKAHQLIDESILYLNKNKDFETFDRIEFYKKYLQPLYEELGNWDGNTDDLKEFSGWNVANKNFFSSDFLDPYFFTILKGSEDNDDLKALGKEIFYDQNLSDNGKMSCASCHLPENAFTDLKTKSLSNVEGKTVLRNSPSLYNAVFAKRFFYDMRAFYLEQQAEHVIYNNDEFNTSYESIIKKLKNKPEYKKAFRKAFKNGDISKQNFSKALSSYVASLYSFDSDFDSFMRDEKEISDDAKKGFNLFMGKANCATCHFAPHFSGLVPPFFNENESEVLGVTKQPIKISPLEIDSDKGRIKSNVKKKIPGFMKTLLKR from the coding sequence ATGAAAAATTTTATAAGATCTTATCCTTTACTTATTCTTATCGCATTCATCGGAATTGCCGCAATGTCATTCAATCCGGTTCATAAAGGATTTGGAAACGAAAAAACATTTGTTGCTCAGGGTTTATTCAGTTTTAAAAATCATCTTGAAAGTTTAAAGACCGACGTTTATCTTTTTAAAGACGATAAAATCAATGCAGAACAGCTTCAAAGTTCATTAAGAAATACCCGGAATTCTTATAAAGAAATTGAATTTTTCATCGCTTATCATTATCCGGAATTTTCTAAAACGCATCTCAATGCCGCACCATTATTCAGAATTGAAGCTGCCGGAACTACTGCTTACACACTTCCGCCGGAAGGTTTGCAGGTTTTGGACGAATTGATTTTTTCTGACGAAATAGCCGAACAAAAAGATAAGATCATCGAGATCACAGATTTTCTGTACAACAATTACAATAATTTCTATTTAAGCTCTATCAATAATGGTTTAAGCAAAGGAAATAACAAAACATTGCCTTTAAGAATTGAGTTGATTAGAATTTACACATTAGGTTTAACAGGTTTTGATACGCCTGGCTCATTAAACATCTCTGAAGAAGCTGCTTTTGCTTTAAAAGGAATGAAAAAATACATTCAGGATGATGCTTATTTTAAAAATTACAATTCAGAGAAAGCTCACCAACTTATAGATGAAAGTATTCTTTATTTAAATAAAAATAAAGATTTTGAAACATTTGACAGGATTGAGTTTTATAAAAAATATCTGCAACCGTTGTATGAAGAATTAGGAAACTGGGACGGAAATACAGATGACTTAAAAGAATTTTCAGGCTGGAATGTTGCCAATAAAAACTTTTTCAGCAGTGATTTCTTAGATCCTTATTTTTTTACCATTTTAAAAGGTTCTGAAGACAATGACGATCTGAAAGCATTAGGAAAAGAAATTTTCTACGACCAAAATCTCAGCGACAACGGAAAAATGAGCTGTGCCTCTTGTCATCTTCCTGAAAATGCATTTACAGATCTTAAAACTAAATCTTTAAGTAATGTTGAAGGAAAAACAGTGTTGCGAAATTCCCCTTCACTGTATAATGCGGTTTTTGCCAAAAGATTTTTCTACGATATGCGTGCTTTTTATCTTGAGCAGCAGGCAGAACACGTTATTTATAATAATGATGAGTTTAATACAAGCTATGAAAGCATCATTAAGAAACTAAAAAACAAACCTGAATACAAAAAAGCGTTCCGAAAAGCATTTAAAAACGGAGATATCAGCAAGCAGAATTTTTCTAAAGCTTTGAGTTCCTACGTAGCTTCTCTCTATTCTTTTGATAGCGATTTTGACAGTTTTATGAGAGATGAAAAAGAGATTTCTGATGATGCAAAAAAAGGTTTTAATCTGTTCATGGGAAAAGCAAACTGTGCAACCTGCCATTTTGCTCCTCATTTTTCAGGGTTGGTTCCACCGTTTTTTAATGAAAATGAATCTGAAGTTTTGGGTGTAACCAAACAACCAATTAAAATATCTCCTTTAGAAATCGATTCTGATAAAGGAAGAATAAAAAGCAACGTCAAAAAGAAGATTCCTGGATTTATGAAAACTCTTTTAAAACGATGA
- a CDS encoding BT0820 family HAD-type phosphatase, producing MVSNKKIAVDFDGTIVDDAYPGIGKAKIFAFETLKRLQAQGFRLILWTYRHGKTLDEAVEFCKKNGIEFYAINSSFEGEVFDSETQSRKLDADWFIDDRNLGGFPGWGEIYNIINERIEFRVEGKEVLAYSKLKKEKKKGLFW from the coding sequence ATGGTTAGTAATAAAAAAATTGCTGTAGATTTCGACGGAACAATCGTGGATGATGCATATCCCGGAATCGGGAAAGCTAAAATTTTCGCATTTGAAACGCTGAAAAGATTGCAGGCTCAAGGATTCAGATTAATCCTTTGGACCTACAGACACGGCAAAACTCTTGATGAAGCTGTAGAATTCTGTAAAAAAAACGGAATCGAATTTTATGCAATCAATTCAAGTTTTGAAGGAGAAGTTTTTGATAGCGAAACTCAATCAAGAAAACTAGATGCAGATTGGTTTATTGATGACAGAAATCTTGGTGGTTTTCCGGGTTGGGGTGAGATCTATAATATTATTAATGAAAGAATAGAATTCCGTGTAGAAGGGAAGGAAGTTTTAGCTTATTCAAAACTGAAAAAAGAAAAGAAAAAAGGGCTTTTCTGGTAA
- a CDS encoding acyl-ACP desaturase has protein sequence MYNKLVRKEVMGILEKEVGSFLDKFLTPIEKIWQPSDYLPDPSSENFKYDLDEIQTFAREMPYDLFVTLIGDCITEEALPSYESWLMSVDGIDQEKSGPTWASWIRSWTGEENRHGDLLNKYLYLCGRVNMRQVEITTQYLISDGFDIGTSMDPYRNFVYTSFQETATNISHRRVGTLAKQSGNGKLAKMCGVIAADEARHAKAYKHFVAKILELDPSEMILAFEDMMRKKIVMPAHMMRQSGQKAGELWGHFSDAAQRCMVYTGQDYINIMKDLLDEWKIEHITGLTEKAEKAQEYLMKLPNRLQKITDRVSTPDLQFQFSWVKD, from the coding sequence ATGTACAATAAGCTCGTAAGAAAAGAGGTAATGGGTATTTTAGAAAAGGAAGTAGGTTCTTTTCTTGATAAATTTTTGACGCCAATTGAAAAAATTTGGCAGCCATCAGACTATTTACCAGATCCTTCAAGCGAAAATTTCAAATATGATTTAGATGAAATTCAGACTTTTGCACGTGAGATGCCTTACGACCTTTTTGTAACCCTGATTGGTGACTGTATTACAGAAGAAGCTTTACCTTCTTACGAATCTTGGTTAATGAGCGTTGATGGAATTGATCAGGAAAAAAGTGGACCGACTTGGGCAAGCTGGATAAGATCTTGGACAGGTGAAGAAAACAGACATGGAGATTTATTGAATAAATATCTTTATCTGTGTGGCAGAGTAAATATGAGACAAGTTGAGATTACCACGCAATATTTAATTAGTGATGGTTTTGATATCGGTACAAGTATGGATCCTTATAGAAATTTTGTTTACACAAGCTTTCAGGAAACTGCAACCAATATTTCTCACAGAAGAGTAGGTACTTTGGCAAAACAATCCGGAAACGGAAAATTAGCGAAAATGTGTGGTGTAATCGCTGCAGATGAAGCAAGACACGCAAAAGCTTATAAACATTTCGTGGCTAAAATTCTTGAATTAGATCCTTCTGAGATGATTTTGGCATTTGAAGATATGATGCGTAAAAAAATTGTGATGCCTGCTCACATGATGAGACAGTCGGGACAAAAAGCCGGTGAACTTTGGGGTCATTTCTCAGATGCTGCACAAAGATGCATGGTCTACACAGGTCAGGATTACATCAATATCATGAAAGATTTGTTAGACGAGTGGAAAATTGAACACATTACAGGTCTTACAGAAAAAGCAGAAAAAGCTCAGGAATATTTAATGAAACTTCCGAACAGATTGCAAAAAATCACCGACAGAGTTTCTACTCCGGATTTACAATTTCAGTTTAGTTGGGTGAAAGATTAA